The Erythrobacter sp. Alg231-14 genome has a segment encoding these proteins:
- a CDS encoding 4a-hydroxytetrahydrobiopterin dehydratase, translated as MTTVPELDDADRDRLLADHPEWELTREGKAIARTFQFGDFSEAWGFMSRVALIADRHDHHPEWFNVYAKVEITLNTHDAGVSGGLSLRDAKMARAIDALI; from the coding sequence ATGACCACCGTACCCGAACTTGATGATGCAGATCGCGACCGTCTATTGGCCGATCACCCGGAATGGGAATTGACCCGCGAAGGCAAAGCGATTGCGCGCACGTTCCAGTTTGGCGACTTTTCCGAAGCGTGGGGATTTATGAGCCGCGTGGCCTTGATTGCCGATCGCCATGATCATCACCCCGAATGGTTCAACGTCTATGCCAAGGTCGAAATCACATTGAACACGCATGATGCCGGCGTTAGCGGCGGCCTATCCCTGCGCGATGCGAAAATGGCGCGCGCGATCGATGCATTGATCTGA
- the ccmA gene encoding heme ABC exporter ATP-binding protein CcmA, with protein sequence MQGSASLEIAPALTAQGVACRRGDRLLFRGLGFALESGEALHLTGANGMGKTTLIRALAGLTTPYAGTIECHGAVGLLDERPALDPDLPLGKALSFWNRIDAPYDPTDTLALLGLEPLIEVPVRYLSTGQRKRASFAVLIGRNVPVWLLDEPLSGLDVAAIYQVTALIQSHVDDGGIALIASHQTLKIDGLRTLELSDFAAPISDEDEE encoded by the coding sequence ATGCAAGGTTCTGCTTCTCTTGAAATTGCCCCGGCCTTAACGGCGCAAGGTGTCGCATGTCGACGCGGCGACCGTTTGCTGTTTCGCGGGCTTGGCTTTGCATTGGAAAGCGGGGAGGCGTTGCACCTGACGGGTGCGAACGGCATGGGCAAGACAACGTTGATCCGCGCGCTTGCCGGATTGACCACGCCTTATGCAGGGACGATCGAATGCCACGGGGCTGTGGGTTTGTTGGATGAACGCCCTGCCCTCGATCCCGATCTCCCATTGGGCAAAGCCTTGTCGTTTTGGAACCGGATCGACGCACCCTACGATCCTACCGACACGCTCGCTCTGCTGGGGCTTGAGCCGTTAATCGAAGTACCGGTGCGCTATTTGTCCACCGGGCAACGCAAACGCGCGAGCTTTGCGGTGTTGATCGGGCGCAATGTGCCCGTCTGGCTTTTGGATGAGCCGCTATCGGGATTGGACGTTGCCGCCATTTATCAGGTCACGGCCCTAATTCAGTCCCATGTGGATGATGGGGGCATTGCTCTTATCGCGTCGCATCAAACGTTGAAGATCGATGGGCTGCGCACGCTCGAACTGAGCGATTTCGCCGCGCCAATATCGGATGAGGACGAGGAATGA
- a CDS encoding heme exporter protein CcmB, with protein sequence MISALFRRDLAKFFPFAGGGAALPTVFFVAVAMLYPFAVGPDGALLARTGGGVVWIAALLAAILPLEKLVAEDIELGTFDQLRLRGVAEEAMMAIRLLAHWISFGPPLILAAFPAAALLNLDGPSLQLLLIGLTVGTPGLAAIGLMIAALTASLRAGAALSGLLLVPLALPILIFGAGALARQDTASLGFVAAISLLLVAIAPFAAGAAIRAAREI encoded by the coding sequence ATGATCTCCGCTTTATTCCGCCGCGATCTGGCCAAATTCTTTCCCTTTGCCGGCGGCGGGGCGGCGTTGCCGACCGTGTTTTTTGTGGCCGTTGCGATGCTTTATCCGTTTGCGGTCGGTCCAGATGGCGCGCTGTTGGCGCGAACCGGCGGCGGCGTGGTGTGGATAGCAGCCTTGCTGGCTGCGATTTTGCCGCTGGAAAAACTCGTCGCCGAAGACATTGAATTGGGCACGTTCGATCAATTGCGCCTGCGCGGCGTAGCGGAAGAAGCGATGATGGCGATCCGCCTGCTCGCGCATTGGATCAGTTTTGGGCCGCCCTTGATATTGGCCGCATTCCCGGCCGCAGCGTTGCTCAACCTTGATGGGCCTAGTCTGCAATTGCTTTTGATCGGCCTGACGGTGGGGACACCGGGGCTTGCTGCGATTGGCCTTATGATTGCCGCGCTCACCGCAAGTTTGCGTGCCGGCGCGGCATTATCCGGCCTTTTGCTGGTGCCGCTCGCGCTGCCGATTTTGATCTTTGGCGCGGGCGCGTTGGCGCGTCAGGATACGGCCAGTCTCGGCTTTGTCGCAGCGATTAGCCTGTTGCTGGTTGCGATCGCACCATTTGCCGCAGGCGCCGCGATACGGGCCGCGCGGGAAATCTAA
- the map gene encoding type I methionyl aminopeptidase: MTEYQLVEGDKTVYRDGTIKLHTEEGFEGMRAAGRLSATILDEVANLVQPGVTTASIDDAVRGMMLDAGAVPATLGYRGYAHSSCISINHVICHGIPGPKVLKEGDILNVDVTSLLNGWHGDTSRMFFAGEPSIKAKRLVDVTYECLMLGIAAARPGARLGDIGAAIEAHAKQFRYGVVREFCGHGLGRLFHDAPEVVHASKAGTGPELKPGMFFTIEPMINLGKPWAKVLGDGWTAVTRDKSLSAQFEHSLAITEDGVEIFTKSPTGKDKPPY; encoded by the coding sequence ATGACAGAATACCAACTCGTTGAAGGCGATAAGACCGTTTACCGCGACGGCACGATTAAACTCCACACCGAAGAAGGTTTTGAGGGAATGCGTGCCGCTGGCCGCCTTTCCGCAACAATTTTGGATGAGGTTGCCAATTTGGTTCAACCTGGCGTGACCACGGCCAGCATTGATGATGCGGTGCGGGGCATGATGTTGGATGCGGGCGCCGTGCCTGCGACGCTTGGCTATCGCGGCTATGCGCATTCCAGTTGTATTTCGATCAACCACGTCATTTGCCACGGCATCCCGGGGCCAAAGGTTTTGAAAGAAGGCGATATTTTAAACGTGGATGTCACATCGCTTTTGAACGGATGGCATGGTGATACGTCGCGCATGTTTTTTGCGGGCGAACCGTCGATCAAGGCAAAGCGACTGGTTGATGTAACCTATGAATGTTTGATGCTAGGCATTGCCGCCGCGCGTCCCGGTGCCCGATTGGGCGATATCGGCGCCGCGATCGAGGCGCATGCGAAACAATTCCGTTATGGCGTTGTGCGCGAATTTTGCGGCCATGGGTTGGGCCGTCTTTTCCATGATGCTCCCGAAGTGGTGCATGCCAGCAAGGCGGGAACAGGCCCCGAACTGAAACCGGGTATGTTCTTTACCATTGAACCAATGATCAACCTTGGCAAACCATGGGCGAAAGTCTTGGGCGATGGGTGGACCGCGGTGACGCGCGACAAATCGTTAAGTGCGCAATTCGAGCACAGTTTGGCGATTACCGAAGACGGCGTGGAAATCTTCACCAAAAGCCCCACAGGCAAGGATAAGCCTCCATATTGA